Proteins encoded in a region of the Planctomycetia bacterium genome:
- the infC gene encoding translation initiation factor IF-3: MTLAVSAGIISLSRVCLPPGFCAGWHAAYNTGSRRPDERRTTDSSRPPATCRRPESRAIEKNHRINEQIRITPIRVISAEGGQLGIIPTEQALTLARESGLDLVEVAPNEKPPVCRIMDFGKFKYQQKKKQHKTHVHHTKIKEIRLRPKTGEHDIEFKVNQAKGFLLHKDKVVVSVVFRGRELAHIDEGRRVMTSILQHLDPVGKVEAPPQQMGRRLVCTVAPKQ, translated from the coding sequence TTGACGCTGGCCGTTTCTGCTGGGATCATCTCCCTTTCGAGAGTCTGCCTGCCGCCCGGCTTCTGTGCCGGCTGGCATGCCGCATACAACACGGGGAGCCGACGGCCCGACGAGCGAAGAACAACGGATTCTTCCCGGCCGCCGGCGACCTGCCGGCGCCCGGAGTCGCGAGCCATCGAGAAGAATCACCGTATCAACGAGCAGATCCGGATCACTCCGATTCGGGTCATCTCAGCGGAAGGGGGCCAGCTCGGCATCATCCCCACCGAGCAGGCGTTGACCCTCGCCCGAGAGTCTGGTCTCGACCTGGTGGAGGTGGCACCCAACGAGAAGCCGCCCGTCTGCCGGATCATGGACTTCGGCAAGTTCAAGTATCAGCAGAAGAAGAAGCAGCACAAGACGCACGTTCACCATACGAAGATCAAGGAGATCCGCCTTCGTCCCAAGACGGGCGAGCACGACATCGAGTTCAAGGTGAACCAGGCCAAGGGCTTCCTGCTTCACAAGGACAAGGTGGTGGTGTCGGTCGTGTTCCGCGGCCGCGAACTCGCCCACATCGACGAAGGCCGCCGCGTGATGACGAGCATCCTCCAGCACCTCGATCCGGTCGGCAAGGTCGAAGCGCCGCCGCAGCAGATGGGCCGGCGGCTCGTCTGCACGGTTGCGCCGAAGCAGTGA